The following are encoded in a window of Anopheles gambiae chromosome X, idAnoGambNW_F1_1, whole genome shotgun sequence genomic DNA:
- the LOC133393109 gene encoding uncharacterized protein LOC133393109 gives MMHAYSGGQVRDRSASVVPLPEAFARNKRFCLFLGNISSLYDDRMLGMLLNLYGPFREMICSRPTFPGAVKSAIVVYDQPEPLENAARHLNGAWLAGTRMYAAASFTTTSRPILTSTELHVTNFSEWIDEEVLHELFGRIGRVMQIVMGRSVYGYREAYVSFRSAMDTEEAHLQLNGWDMGDGFALRVRHSYTVHGGAPVSPAEFQRLQTNRFLGGYVRVSGLGQSFGAVRLRELFGTYGLLRDVSVLRDQDREPLGWAILRYQSDKQALFVSRIMDNTVVDDSRLKVVKLSSQLLPFTDAVPIDLSTAFIPAVASSSAASSLFPRAWLGV, from the exons ATGATGCATGCTTACAGCGGAG GCCAAGTGCGTGACAGGTCGGCCAGCGTTGTGCCACTTCCAGAAGCATTTGCGCGGAATAAGCgcttttgtctgtttttgggCAACATTAGCTCGCTCTACGACGATAGAATGCTTGGTATGTTGTTGAACCTATATGGCCCCTTCCGGGAGATGATCTGCTCGCGCCCCACATTCCCCGGCGCAGTAAAAAGCGCAATCGTCGTTTACGACCAGCCAGAACCGCTGGAGAACGCGGCCCGTCACCTGAACGGTGCTTGGCTGGCGGGCACTCGGATGTACGCGGCGGCCAGCTTTACTACCACCAGCCGGCCAATCCTGACGTCCACCGAGCTGCACGTTACCAATTTCAGCGAATGGATCGACGAGGAAGTACTACACGAGCTTTTCGGTCGGATAGGGAGGGTGATGCAAATTGTAATGGGCCGGAGCGTGTACGGGTACCGTGAGGCGTATGTGTCGTTTAGGTCGGCCATGGACACGGAGGAGGCACACTTGCAGCTCAACGGATGGGATATGGGCGATGGGTTTGCGCTCCGCGTGCGACATTCTTACACCGTGCACGGTGGAGCACCAGTTTCGCCGGCCGAGTTCCAGCGCCTGCAGACGAACCGGTTCCTCGGTGGGTACGTACGCGTGTCCGGCTTGGGGCAGTCGTTCGGAGCGGTGCGGCTGCGCGAACTGTTTGGGACGTATGGCCTCCTGAGGGATGTGTCCGTGCTGCGGGATCAGGACCGAGAGCCCCTCGGTTGGGCGATATTGCGCTATCAGAGCGATAAACAGGCCCTTTTCGTCTCCCGCATTATGGACAACACCGTGGTGGACGATTCCCGTCTCAAGGTCGTGAAGCTGTCCAGCCAACTATTGCCGTTCACTGACGCTGT CCCGATCGACTTGAGCACAGCATTTATTCCGGCGGTGGCTAGCTCATCGGCTGCCTCATCCCTCTTCCCAAGAGCCTGGTTGGGTGTGTAA
- the LOC133390930 gene encoding pharyngeal muscle protein 2-like — MATTPEKKLSASELVDLAPLAIDAGSDLISFVQERDEQKAAQDQKDEELAEDHSKIEKALEDAMSDIVERGESEDISGKPIAESDKLEALEEIPQEANIVDEDHVEQDTTHDEAHDEAHDEAIVEASEDAAEGVDRCARVEV, encoded by the exons ATGGCTACCACCCCAGAGAAAAAGCTGAGTGCGTCGGAATTGGTCGACCTAGCCCCCTTGGCGATTGATGCAGGGAGTGATTTGATATCGTTTGTTCAGGAACGGGATGAGCAGAAGGCCGCTCAAGATCAGAAGGACGAGGAGCTGGCTGAAGATCATTCGAAGATCGAGAAGGCTCTAGAAGATGCAATGAGCGACATTGTGGAGCGAGGTGAAAGTGAAGACATCAGTGGAAAGCCGATAGCTGAAAGTGACAAGCTAGAAGCTTTGGAGGAAATCCCGCAAGAGGCAAACATCGTGGACGAGGATCACGTCGAGCAAGATACCACTCACGACGAAGCTCACGATGAAGCTCACGATGAAGCCATCGTGGAGGCCTCGGAAGATGCAGCCGAAGGCGTTGATCGCTGTGCACGTGTGGAG GTTTAA